A region from the Thermoplasmatales archaeon genome encodes:
- a CDS encoding hypothetical protein (putative conserved protein), with protein MVDTEQQRNWTVDQSHTTVEFSVRHMMISSVKGFFEKVEGEITGSPEKLQDGHAHIRILTGSVSTRDQTRDGHLKSPDFFYSEKYPSMDFVTTEITGKTGNEYLIKGKLTIRDVTKEVTLDGEMEGTIKDPYGNNRFGFSAEGEINREDFGLKWNSVLETGGVMVGTKVKISIHIEAVEKKN; from the coding sequence ATGGTTGATACAGAACAACAGAGGAACTGGACAGTAGACCAGTCACATACGACGGTGGAATTTTCGGTCAGGCACATGATGATATCAAGTGTCAAGGGATTTTTCGAGAAAGTTGAAGGCGAGATAACAGGAAGCCCGGAAAAATTACAGGATGGACATGCACATATCAGGATACTGACGGGTAGCGTCAGCACCAGGGACCAGACCAGGGACGGACACCTGAAGTCGCCGGATTTCTTCTATTCAGAGAAATACCCCTCAATGGACTTCGTGACAACTGAGATTACCGGGAAAACCGGCAATGAATACCTGATCAAGGGAAAACTCACCATAAGGGATGTCACGAAGGAAGTAACCCTTGACGGAGAGATGGAGGGCACCATAAAGGACCCGTACGGAAACAACAGGTTCGGCTTCTCGGCGGAGGGGGAAATCAACCGCGAAGACTTCGGGCTCAAGTGGAACTCAGTCCTTGAAACCGGCGGCGTGATGGTTGGAACAAAAGTAAAGATATCCATCCACATAGAAGCAGTAGAAAAGAAAAACTGA
- a CDS encoding putative HTH-type transcriptional regulator, with protein sequence MAKQVDKMDLRLIEYLKENGRDKISSISSKLDMPRATVFERMKKLRSEGIIRNYTVNLDYEKIGFSVMAYILINFDSKSRTDQKTLAMELSRFENVLSVSIISGGWDIIILVVSQSMKDLSHFVLERLRLMDGIEKTHTITVFDSIKD encoded by the coding sequence ATGGCAAAACAAGTTGACAAAATGGATTTAAGATTAATAGAATACCTGAAAGAAAACGGAAGAGACAAGATATCCTCAATATCATCGAAACTGGATATGCCAAGAGCTACCGTATTCGAAAGGATGAAGAAGCTTCGTAGTGAGGGAATAATCCGGAATTATACCGTGAACCTTGACTATGAGAAGATCGGCTTCAGCGTTATGGCCTATATACTCATAAACTTCGACTCTAAATCACGTACTGACCAGAAGACTCTCGCCATGGAACTGTCAAGGTTCGAGAATGTGCTGTCAGTATCAATAATATCAGGTGGATGGGACATAATCATACTCGTGGTGAGCCAGAGCATGAAGGATCTGTCCCATTTTGTCCTTGAAAGGCTGAGGCTCATGGACGGCATTGAGAAGACACACACAATTACGGTGTTTGACTCCATAAAGGACTGA
- a CDS encoding cytochrome b6, with amino-acid sequence MTERENNEIIRIMNNPQPLPRKVPDYMRKRGGMWYWTGAMVMFAFLYEVITGLVILFYYQPTSAYTSTENFLNSTPFGSIILTTHLYGAYAMIALLYLHLLRNLFVGAYKKPRKNQWFTGVLLLLTTLAVGFFGYSMSGDVLAANATGVGKGIAAETPVIGTYLEGIFFGNGTTASLFQRMLGWHIILVAVIGILFLGHFFLAEYNTIMPRRGESKYRAPLVDVETSEYKPWYPYNMLFMVQIALYTFSAIVLIPSVVVALPNVPTLFSPFPQVAAGTAFSGPLYPPWFLLFVYKAMDFQVSSIIDPFWATVIFAGAPLLYLLALPVLDRNNSLSMIDRPVTVSLGIIGIAYLVGLSIWGALTPAMFIPDMDVLLFFVVVGLSIFVVVEAAIWSIKYRKTKLNNPGMVYILLAFTGISAFGTGSLAIPSIISFNPTVGISAILLAMLTAYLVLLDFTHIHRREILTPLEKKDVKMKPVTYTLISAFLVFCAIVILFIIMPLNPSIVSQEAGYGIGIGLMLFISGTLVKIYRTTEYGE; translated from the coding sequence ATGACAGAACGAGAAAATAATGAAATAATACGTATAATGAACAATCCACAACCGCTTCCGAGAAAAGTTCCGGATTACATGAGAAAGAGGGGTGGAATGTGGTACTGGACAGGAGCAATGGTTATGTTCGCTTTCCTGTATGAGGTCATAACAGGGCTGGTCATACTATTCTACTACCAGCCAACTTCAGCCTATACGAGCACCGAGAATTTTCTTAATTCCACCCCATTTGGTTCCATAATCCTCACAACACACCTTTACGGTGCTTACGCAATGATAGCACTGCTGTACCTGCATCTCTTGAGAAACCTTTTTGTCGGTGCTTACAAGAAACCAAGAAAGAATCAGTGGTTTACCGGAGTCCTTCTGCTCCTGACAACGCTGGCAGTTGGGTTCTTTGGATATTCTATGAGTGGGGATGTCCTTGCCGCAAATGCGACTGGAGTCGGGAAGGGTATAGCGGCTGAAACCCCTGTTATCGGGACATACCTTGAAGGCATATTCTTTGGCAATGGTACCACAGCATCCCTGTTTCAGAGGATGTTGGGATGGCACATAATTCTGGTAGCAGTAATAGGGATCCTATTCCTTGGGCATTTTTTCCTTGCAGAATACAACACAATAATGCCCCGAAGGGGTGAATCAAAATACAGGGCACCGCTAGTGGATGTGGAGACATCCGAATACAAGCCATGGTATCCATACAATATGTTATTCATGGTACAGATAGCACTTTACACATTTTCTGCCATCGTCCTGATCCCATCCGTCGTGGTCGCGCTGCCTAACGTTCCAACCCTTTTCAGCCCATTTCCGCAGGTTGCAGCGGGCACGGCATTCTCCGGTCCCCTGTACCCTCCGTGGTTCCTGCTGTTCGTTTACAAGGCCATGGATTTCCAGGTTTCATCCATAATCGATCCTTTCTGGGCGACGGTAATTTTTGCCGGTGCCCCGCTTCTATATCTTCTCGCACTTCCGGTTCTTGACCGGAACAACAGCCTCTCAATGATCGACAGGCCTGTGACAGTTTCACTCGGTATCATAGGCATTGCGTATCTTGTGGGATTGTCTATCTGGGGAGCCCTTACCCCTGCGATGTTCATACCTGACATGGATGTCTTACTGTTTTTCGTGGTTGTAGGGTTGTCCATATTTGTTGTCGTCGAGGCCGCAATCTGGTCAATAAAATACAGGAAGACCAAGCTCAATAATCCGGGAATGGTCTACATACTACTGGCATTTACGGGAATATCCGCTTTCGGCACCGGTTCACTGGCAATCCCGTCTATTATATCATTCAATCCGACAGTTGGAATCTCAGCAATATTGCTCGCCATGCTGACGGCGTATCTTGTCCTGCTGGATTTCACTCACATCCACCGGAGGGAGATCTTGACACCTCTCGAGAAGAAGGACGTAAAGATGAAACCGGTCACATACACCCTGATCTCTGCATTCCTTGTTTTCTGTGCGATCGTGATCCTCTTCATAATCATGCCACTCAACCCCTCTATTGTGTCTCAGGAAGCCGGTTATGGAATAGGCATCGGGCTTATGCTATTCATTAGCGGGACACTGGTAAAAATATACCGGACAACGGAATACGGGGAATAA
- a CDS encoding succinyl-CoA synthetase subunit alpha, whose protein sequence is MQNDPANAEKELNTDLNVIFKPKTVAVIGASRDPDKIGYQIVLNLKDGGYTGRIVPINPKAEEILGIKCYPSLKDVEGDIELAIISIPAKYTPAAAKECGERGVKGIIIVASGFSEVGNHQLEADLVNALKGYSTRLLGPNVVGLMNNTIRLNASFGPYLPYPGKIGMVSQSGAMIIALDARTWVDRIGMSYLVSIGNMADLNFSDLVNFLVNDDDTSCISLYVEGIKDGRSFLDAVKVSKKPIVMLKSGRSMHGSIAASSHTGSLAGSDKVYDGAMKQAGILRANTIDDLFDKSLALSLQPTMKGPNMLIITNGGGIGVLATDAGEMYGVPVDTPGDALRQKLSKFMPEFGSTKNPIDLTAMATGSSYQDAVRTALDDDGVDGLVVLYCEVSNLDPQIAAKSILKGKMEARNDKPICVGFVGGEQSRRAIEWLQKNEIPSYPSPEKAVMSMSTLRQHEILNRSICLANSEIDGLDRTGVSGILADLKKSGTTVLNELDSKKIFSMYGIPVNRMELAKNEGDLKNVAGKFKFPVAMKIQSPDITHKFDVGGVRLNVKSQDEMTAAFRDIMSTVKEKAPDARIDGIVVEDMLKPGLETIVGTLKDPSFGPTVMFGMGGTNVEVLGDVSFRVAPVCREDASAMISETMISKLFKGTRGRPDLDSEAVIEILMRISWLARNHPEIKEIDANPVMVYDKGAVAVDARIILQ, encoded by the coding sequence ATGCAGAATGATCCGGCAAATGCTGAGAAAGAATTGAACACTGATCTGAATGTTATATTCAAGCCAAAGACCGTGGCTGTCATAGGTGCCTCGAGAGACCCGGACAAGATAGGTTACCAGATTGTCCTTAACCTGAAGGACGGCGGGTATACGGGCAGAATTGTCCCCATAAACCCGAAGGCTGAGGAAATCCTTGGAATAAAGTGCTATCCATCACTGAAGGATGTTGAGGGAGACATAGAGCTGGCGATCATCTCAATACCGGCCAAATACACACCGGCTGCTGCGAAAGAGTGCGGAGAGCGGGGAGTGAAGGGCATAATCATTGTCGCCTCCGGGTTTTCCGAGGTTGGAAACCACCAGCTTGAGGCTGACTTGGTGAACGCCCTGAAGGGTTACAGTACCAGGCTCCTTGGACCCAACGTAGTGGGCCTGATGAACAATACTATAAGGCTTAACGCTTCCTTCGGCCCATACCTGCCTTATCCTGGAAAGATAGGAATGGTATCCCAGAGCGGTGCCATGATCATCGCGCTGGATGCAAGGACATGGGTGGACAGGATTGGAATGAGTTACTTGGTGAGCATCGGGAACATGGCTGACCTGAATTTCTCGGACCTTGTGAATTTCCTTGTCAATGATGACGACACGTCATGCATATCCCTTTACGTGGAGGGAATAAAGGACGGCAGAAGTTTCCTTGATGCCGTTAAAGTGTCAAAGAAACCCATAGTCATGCTGAAATCCGGCCGGTCCATGCACGGTTCCATAGCGGCTTCGTCCCATACAGGATCGCTGGCCGGATCAGACAAGGTATATGATGGTGCGATGAAACAGGCTGGAATACTCAGGGCAAATACAATAGACGACCTGTTCGACAAGTCTCTTGCCCTGTCACTGCAGCCAACAATGAAAGGCCCGAATATGCTTATTATAACAAACGGTGGAGGAATAGGTGTACTTGCCACAGATGCGGGAGAAATGTATGGTGTTCCCGTCGACACTCCAGGCGACGCCCTCAGGCAGAAACTTTCCAAGTTCATGCCGGAATTCGGAAGCACAAAGAACCCCATAGACCTCACGGCAATGGCGACCGGCAGTTCTTATCAGGATGCTGTCAGGACTGCGCTGGATGACGACGGAGTCGATGGGCTGGTGGTCCTTTATTGCGAGGTCTCGAACCTTGACCCGCAGATTGCTGCCAAGTCCATCCTTAAGGGAAAGATGGAGGCAAGAAACGACAAGCCGATCTGTGTCGGGTTCGTTGGCGGAGAGCAGTCAAGAAGAGCAATAGAATGGCTGCAGAAGAACGAGATACCATCGTATCCTTCACCGGAAAAGGCTGTAATGTCCATGTCGACACTCAGGCAGCATGAGATCCTGAACCGGAGTATCTGCCTGGCAAACAGCGAGATAGATGGCCTAGACAGAACCGGGGTATCAGGGATACTCGCCGACCTGAAGAAATCGGGAACAACGGTGCTGAATGAGCTCGATTCCAAGAAGATTTTTTCAATGTATGGAATACCGGTAAACCGCATGGAGCTTGCAAAGAATGAGGGCGACCTGAAAAACGTAGCAGGGAAGTTCAAGTTCCCGGTTGCAATGAAGATACAGAGCCCTGACATTACGCACAAGTTCGACGTTGGAGGAGTAAGGCTGAACGTGAAATCCCAGGATGAAATGACAGCCGCCTTCAGGGATATTATGTCCACTGTAAAGGAAAAGGCTCCGGATGCAAGAATAGATGGAATCGTGGTAGAGGACATGCTCAAGCCGGGGCTTGAAACAATCGTGGGCACGCTGAAGGATCCAAGTTTTGGCCCGACCGTTATGTTCGGTATGGGCGGCACCAACGTAGAGGTTCTCGGTGACGTGTCCTTCAGGGTTGCACCGGTATGCCGCGAAGATGCATCTGCGATGATATCTGAAACCATGATATCAAAGCTGTTCAAGGGAACGCGCGGAAGACCTGACCTGGATTCTGAGGCAGTTATAGAAATCCTGATGAGAATCTCATGGCTTGCAAGGAATCATCCTGAAATCAAGGAGATTGACGCAAACCCCGTAATGGTGTATGATAAAGGCGCAGTGGCGGTTGACGCCAGGATAATACTGCAGTAA
- a CDS encoding Purine nucleoside phosphorylase: protein MLSRSVPKTPEKVHHEPKFTATDLLRADSGGWHNLPQRAIIVYSKHLYQIISEKLGLLPIDYPYDGFFDQCKDERDRMSLVRLYPGAPLTAATVEEMAALGARKFLILGTAGSISGKAHFNDIVFCTRALRDEGTSYHYLKPSVFAYPSGDLTANLHKKSLESGIKALRGPSWTTDAPYMETVLEIKEYRRRGILTVEMEASALFAVTRSKGLEAAAIFSVSDELNEENWTGMKRPLEGFEKLSTIAELFQDL from the coding sequence GTGCTTAGCAGGAGCGTCCCGAAAACCCCGGAAAAGGTTCATCACGAGCCGAAGTTTACCGCCACAGATTTACTGAGGGCAGATAGTGGGGGATGGCATAACCTTCCGCAAAGAGCAATCATTGTGTATTCAAAGCATCTTTACCAGATCATTTCTGAAAAACTCGGGCTGCTTCCCATAGATTACCCATACGATGGTTTCTTTGATCAATGTAAGGACGAGAGAGACAGGATGAGCCTCGTGCGGTTGTATCCAGGGGCACCGTTGACTGCTGCCACTGTGGAAGAAATGGCTGCTTTGGGCGCCAGAAAGTTCCTGATCCTGGGTACAGCCGGTTCAATCAGCGGAAAAGCGCATTTCAACGACATAGTGTTCTGTACCAGAGCCCTGAGAGATGAGGGGACCTCCTATCATTATTTGAAACCGTCGGTTTTCGCTTATCCGTCCGGTGATCTTACCGCGAATCTCCATAAGAAATCACTGGAATCAGGCATCAAGGCTCTGCGCGGACCAAGCTGGACCACGGATGCCCCGTACATGGAAACTGTCCTTGAGATTAAGGAATACAGAAGACGTGGCATTTTGACCGTAGAGATGGAAGCCTCAGCCCTGTTTGCTGTTACACGCTCGAAAGGACTCGAAGCTGCTGCGATCTTCTCCGTTTCCGACGAGCTCAATGAAGAAAACTGGACTGGAATGAAGCGTCCATTAGAAGGATTTGAAAAACTCTCCACTATCGCTGAGCTCTTCCAGGACTTATGA
- a CDS encoding HxlR-like helix-turn-helix — MEVTTKYEAIDQQTMSYCKIITNGYNRLFKAWTLSVLHGITLGEPVRFNELKRRIPNISSSSLSDRLSDLVDAGIIARTVTQGAPPAVHYAFSEKGRELRAILGDLDNWIVRWEK; from the coding sequence ATGGAAGTTACTACTAAGTACGAAGCCATTGACCAACAGACAATGAGTTACTGCAAGATTATCACGAACGGTTACAACAGGCTATTCAAGGCGTGGACTCTGTCGGTGCTGCACGGAATAACCCTTGGCGAACCGGTCAGGTTCAATGAGTTGAAGAGGAGGATACCTAATATCAGTTCAAGCAGTCTTTCGGACAGGCTTTCTGACCTTGTGGATGCAGGCATCATTGCCAGGACTGTTACGCAGGGCGCACCTCCTGCTGTGCATTACGCGTTCTCCGAGAAAGGGAGGGAGTTGCGAGCAATACTGGGCGATCTGGACAACTGGATCGTCAGGTGGGAAAAATAG
- a CDS encoding L-ectoine synthase has translation MQSEVKGFVKDHKEVQEMSMPGGAKIRWLITHRDCAPTFSMRLITVEKGKNTPYHVHDYEHEIYMISGNGEVTIGDRVFKSKPDSFIFIPPNIYHGMKAETDMKMICIVPIKAAKEILGE, from the coding sequence ATGCAGTCCGAGGTCAAGGGTTTTGTGAAAGACCATAAGGAAGTACAGGAAATGAGCATGCCAGGTGGAGCCAAGATAAGGTGGCTCATCACGCACAGGGACTGTGCTCCCACATTCTCCATGCGCTTGATAACTGTTGAGAAGGGCAAAAATACGCCGTATCATGTGCACGATTACGAGCACGAGATTTACATGATTTCCGGAAACGGCGAGGTGACCATCGGGGACAGGGTCTTCAAGTCAAAACCAGACAGTTTCATATTCATTCCTCCAAACATTTACCACGGGATGAAAGCGGAAACTGACATGAAGATGATCTGTATAGTTCCCATCAAGGCAGCAAAAGAAATACTTGGAGAATGA
- a CDS encoding bacterio-opsin activator, protein MSRSGDSSIQAEVELKRNDCSITNLIRQLNLKASVSRLKISSELTLHRVESDDQVPIVTELRKASIKFTQAGNNTIWAESRSCSACREIALSEAAILSTRSIGTDTIVYRIVVPSKRSLYHLKGELEKSGLEPRVIEFFDNEDEELTKREMDIIKSAFSLGYYDIDRGISMTELAQKFGISTSSISDVLRRGTKKIIKSFLENR, encoded by the coding sequence GTGTCAAGGAGTGGTGACAGCTCGATTCAGGCTGAGGTCGAGCTGAAGCGAAATGACTGCAGTATTACGAATCTTATTAGACAGCTGAACCTCAAAGCCTCGGTGTCAAGACTGAAAATATCCTCTGAACTCACTCTTCACCGCGTGGAATCAGATGATCAGGTGCCCATTGTTACAGAATTGAGGAAAGCGTCCATAAAGTTCACGCAAGCCGGTAACAACACAATATGGGCAGAGAGCAGGAGCTGCTCCGCGTGCCGGGAAATAGCGTTATCGGAAGCTGCGATACTGAGCACGAGATCCATAGGTACTGATACAATCGTTTACCGGATAGTAGTACCATCAAAGAGAAGCCTGTACCACCTGAAGGGAGAGTTGGAGAAATCAGGTCTTGAGCCAAGAGTGATTGAATTCTTCGACAATGAGGACGAGGAGCTGACCAAGAGGGAGATGGACATAATAAAGAGTGCTTTCAGCCTTGGTTACTATGATATTGACAGAGGCATATCCATGACGGAGCTGGCCCAGAAGTTCGGGATTTCAACATCATCGATTTCTGATGTTCTCAGGCGCGGCACGAAGAAGATCATAAAGTCGTTTCTGGAGAACAGGTAA
- a CDS encoding cytochrome b6-f complex iron-sulfur subunit, whose amino-acid sequence MVEVRKEPKNSTPPDISRRNFLKVMMALGVGAVTIGAARGAIQNLIPGSVGISTYPTLTLVNASTGKPIKTSDLTVNNPAAVVFDYPLQNEPNFLLRLGDSSGNDVSISPYNVQIPATGGSFRSPGGAGPYKSVVSSSAICQHLGCTPPSIHFYKPGTAIPNHPGHSGASNTGFINCNCHGSTYDPYKGFSVVTGPTKSPLPNVILSWESSSDTYTVKSLAGPTIFGHTSDLSGGNPVSSSSQTDVTTIND is encoded by the coding sequence ATGGTTGAGGTCAGGAAGGAACCGAAGAATAGCACACCGCCGGATATATCCAGGCGCAATTTCCTGAAAGTGATGATGGCGCTGGGGGTGGGTGCGGTGACAATAGGAGCCGCTCGTGGTGCAATCCAGAATCTGATACCCGGAAGTGTCGGGATATCCACATACCCCACACTTACGCTTGTGAATGCTTCAACGGGAAAGCCAATAAAGACAAGTGACCTCACGGTGAACAACCCGGCAGCAGTCGTTTTTGACTACCCGCTCCAGAATGAACCAAATTTCCTGCTCAGGCTGGGTGACTCAAGCGGTAATGACGTTTCCATAAGCCCCTACAACGTACAGATACCCGCAACTGGAGGATCATTCAGATCCCCCGGCGGTGCCGGGCCATACAAATCTGTTGTTTCATCAAGTGCGATATGCCAGCATCTTGGATGCACTCCCCCCTCCATTCACTTCTACAAGCCGGGAACAGCAATACCAAACCATCCCGGCCATTCTGGAGCCAGCAACACAGGTTTCATAAACTGCAACTGCCACGGGAGCACATACGATCCGTACAAGGGTTTCTCCGTGGTAACGGGACCCACCAAGAGTCCATTGCCGAATGTTATCCTGAGCTGGGAAAGCAGCAGCGACACATACACCGTGAAATCTCTTGCAGGTCCTACAATCTTCGGTCACACAAGTGATCTCAGTGGCGGGAACCCGGTATCTTCATCCAGCCAGACCGATGTTACAACAATAAACGACTGA
- a CDS encoding glutathione ABC transporter permease GsiC, with translation MELRYFIIRRVLLLIPTLAGLLILVFALFMSLPHSLLELSLFPGIPHNAPLEEAEGAKILGLSYTLNGVYHPGLPLPLQFGKYVIRLLQGNWGYMVVPIYSGSVIGAITTFFPNTAQLVIIASILAVVISIPLGTFIGARPNTISDHFGRIFTFIGYAIPAFVLGTFLLAIFAKGGLIPIFPSANAFSASAIPNPPPAWMLSSGDLFITTPTHIVLVDALLHGDLELAFNTLMHTILPVLTLTYGLLAGIMRFIRAGMVDSARQEYVKTARSEGVPEKIIIREHIRKNALIPTITVMGLIIASLLGGVVVVEEVFSYPGMGLLTVQAAVQTQVYGVLGTTLVFGLILVLANLIVDVVYALIDPRIRY, from the coding sequence ATGGAATTGAGATATTTCATTATAAGAAGAGTTTTATTACTTATACCGACATTGGCTGGTTTATTAATTTTAGTATTTGCACTCTTCATGTCTCTACCGCACTCTCTACTTGAATTAAGTCTATTTCCAGGAATACCACACAATGCTCCGTTAGAAGAGGCAGAGGGAGCAAAAATTTTAGGGCTCTCCTACACTCTAAACGGAGTTTACCATCCCGGTTTACCTCTTCCACTTCAGTTTGGTAAATATGTCATTAGATTACTTCAAGGGAACTGGGGCTATATGGTGGTGCCAATTTATTCAGGGTCGGTGATCGGAGCTATTACAACTTTTTTCCCTAATACTGCTCAACTAGTGATCATCGCTAGTATACTAGCTGTAGTTATTTCAATACCACTTGGCACTTTCATTGGTGCCAGACCAAATACTATTTCGGATCACTTTGGAAGAATATTTACTTTTATTGGATATGCTATTCCAGCTTTTGTGTTAGGGACTTTTCTTTTGGCTATATTCGCTAAAGGAGGTTTAATTCCAATCTTTCCGTCAGCTAATGCCTTTTCTGCAAGCGCGATTCCAAATCCACCACCAGCGTGGATGCTTTCTTCAGGAGATCTGTTTATCACAACTCCAACCCATATTGTCTTAGTCGATGCACTTCTGCATGGGGACCTAGAACTGGCATTCAACACTTTGATGCATACTATACTTCCGGTATTGACATTAACGTATGGATTACTTGCTGGAATCATGAGATTCATAAGAGCTGGCATGGTCGATTCTGCAAGACAAGAATATGTTAAAACTGCGCGGTCTGAAGGTGTTCCAGAAAAAATTATTATTAGAGAGCACATTAGAAAAAATGCATTAATACCGACGATCACCGTCATGGGTCTAATCATAGCCTCTCTCTTGGGAGGAGTCGTCGTAGTAGAAGAAGTTTTTAGTTATCCAGGTATGGGGCTTCTAACTGTACAAGCTGCGGTACAAACTCAAGTTTATGGAGTTCTTGGAACAACCCTTGTTTTTGGGCTGATCCTAGTACTTGCGAATCTAATTGTTGATGTAGTATACGCATTAATCGATCCAAGGATAAGGTACTAA
- a CDS encoding putative transposase OrfB, translating to MMAVSKLNEIISVSRISWILDAQRPTIYCWMDRKNDMKATRKPRIAGSAKSQILNLSEENTTYRNRRIWALLRNSGIHVSIKTVSRVMRRNNLSLPYARHRNRTRAKYLRKPEDMNILWETNIHYIGTYSEWMVYLMSIKDCFSKRRFSYELSRSCTA from the coding sequence ATGATGGCTGTAAGTAAACTGAATGAAATCATATCTGTTTCAAGGATTTCTTGGATACTTGACGCACAAAGACCAACCATATACTGCTGGATGGACAGAAAGAATGATATGAAAGCAACAAGGAAGCCACGCATAGCTGGAAGTGCGAAATCCCAGATTCTAAATCTTTCAGAGGAGAATACGACATACAGAAATAGGAGAATTTGGGCACTTCTCAGGAACAGCGGTATCCATGTGAGCATAAAGACAGTCAGTAGAGTGATGAGGAGAAACAATCTCTCGCTTCCATATGCAAGGCACAGGAACCGCACAAGAGCGAAGTATTTAAGAAAACCTGAAGACATGAACATCCTCTGGGAGACTAACATACATTATATCGGCACATACAGTGAATGGATGGTCTATCTTATGAGCATAAAGGACTGTTTTTCAAAGAGGCGGTTTTCCTATGAACTTTCAAGATCATGCACTGCATAA
- a CDS encoding Transposase produces the protein MPEKFTIEQNEQTVIESFTATNIAELCRRHGVSVAQFHRWKERFLEGARKGLGESSKGNEYQKEIKDLKRLAGYRTLAIAALKKVYLYSFAVISLRHCFSWYPLTKFGMGFYQYYSQHLLSSYFN, from the coding sequence ATGCCTGAGAAATTTACTATTGAGCAAAATGAACAGACCGTCATTGAATCGTTCACTGCAACAAACATAGCAGAGCTGTGCAGAAGGCATGGTGTATCTGTTGCACAGTTCCACAGGTGGAAGGAACGGTTCCTGGAAGGTGCAAGGAAGGGTCTTGGTGAATCATCAAAGGGGAACGAGTACCAGAAGGAGATCAAGGATCTCAAGCGGCTTGCCGGTTACCGGACCCTTGCAATAGCCGCATTAAAAAAAGTGTACTTGTATAGCTTCGCCGTAATATCGCTGCGACACTGTTTTTCGTGGTATCCCTTAACAAAGTTCGGTATGGGTTTCTATCAATACTACTCCCAGCACCTCCTTTCTTCATATTTCAACTGA
- a CDS encoding putative inner membrane peptidase: MFIAEIEFRGRITRQKAAEYLPALDYVKRSRKARGLVLTIDSGGGDANATEILYNKLLEVAESKPVYAYVEGMAASGAYWMACAAGKIYCMHTSLVGSIGVISMMPNVSGMLRKIGVEVSIMKVGAHKDMLSPFRAMDEEERNQYQALLNDIFETFRSEVGRKRKLSSEEMEKASTGEVFTPSAALGMKLIDGIKPYDQVVKDLASELKMKVKLRKIPPQRSFMQRIIGTELLGGVIGESVDAISDLL; encoded by the coding sequence ATGTTTATAGCTGAAATAGAATTCCGGGGAAGGATAACCCGGCAGAAGGCGGCTGAATATTTGCCGGCACTGGATTACGTTAAGCGATCAAGGAAGGCAAGGGGCCTTGTTCTCACCATAGACTCAGGTGGCGGAGATGCCAATGCCACAGAGATTCTCTACAACAAGCTGCTTGAAGTTGCGGAAAGCAAGCCCGTGTATGCATACGTTGAGGGCATGGCGGCATCAGGGGCTTACTGGATGGCATGCGCGGCAGGAAAAATATACTGCATGCATACATCCCTTGTTGGTTCCATAGGTGTCATAAGCATGATGCCTAATGTTTCCGGCATGCTGAGAAAAATAGGGGTTGAAGTATCAATAATGAAGGTTGGGGCACACAAGGACATGCTTTCTCCGTTCAGGGCCATGGATGAGGAAGAGAGGAATCAGTACCAGGCACTCCTGAACGACATCTTTGAAACATTCAGGTCAGAGGTTGGCAGGAAGAGGAAACTATCCAGCGAGGAAATGGAAAAGGCTTCGACAGGAGAGGTCTTCACGCCTTCTGCAGCCCTGGGCATGAAGCTTATAGATGGAATCAAGCCCTACGACCAGGTCGTGAAGGATCTGGCATCGGAGCTGAAAATGAAGGTGAAGTTGAGGAAGATCCCTCCGCAGAGGTCCTTTATGCAGCGCATAATTGGTACCGAACTCCTGGGCGGTGTCATAGGGGAAAGCGTGGATGCAATCTCCGATTTGCTATAA